Part of the Candidatus Brocadia sinica JPN1 genome, AGCTTTCAGCTACAAATTAAATTTATGAGTAAGTATCTTTTGGTACAAATAAACGGGCCATTGCAGCGTAACAGGTACACCGCAATGGCTCTTTTTACAAAGGGGTCCTTGGGAGAAAACTACCTTTGTTTATATTTACCGTACTGAATATTTTCCCATATGCCTATCGTGTAACTCGCCAATTTTCGATTTATTCCAATTAGATACCCTGCTATAATACCCTACAATACGGGTGACTCCATAGAGCCTCGTGGTAATTCCCGTTTCCAGGGCATGGATAACCGACTCTAAATCTTGCCTGATCACCGAATCCACATCTATGGCAAATGCACATTCTAATTTGTGATTAATAATTTTCAGACAATCCTCTTTGGGTGTATTTCCCGGGATGTCACCATCTATCTCTAAAAACTCATGGCCTTCAACTGCCGCATCAAAGGCATTTAATTTTTCTTCAATAAACAACTGTATGTCTTCCTTGTTGCCAATCCTCTCCCCTACTATAGGATTTTCCAGTATTGCTGTTGTCATTTCTCCAAATCTCCTTTATGCATTTTTCGTAATTTCTTCATTATTTACCGATACTGCTATTCTATAACTACTATCTTTTACACTATAAAAACCCCCCTGCCAGCTATTAACATCTTCTTTATTTTCAAGAACAAGCTTTTTTCGATCACCTCCATTTCTCTTTAAAACCAATTTACATCTTCATTACCATATGTTGTACGTCAAACGACGATATATCTATATCATAAAAAAAAACTTTGTCAAGAATAAAAACACAATATTTTGTATGTCTTTTTAAAATAAGTACAACCTGTTGGTATTTAACTGCTTTTTTTATAGTCACTTACGATTTTGATCAATATATGCAATTAATCAACCTCTTGTATACGGAAAGCGTTCTTAATTTAAACAAATTTTTATTGAAAGATATTCGTGTACATAGTAGAATCCACCATGTGAAAAAGGCGGCTATATTTGATATTAATGGTACAATAATAAAGGATATCTCTTCGGAAAGGGTATTTTTCCGCTATCTTATTGAAAAGGGAATTATTGCTTCCAAGGATTTATTAAGATTTACAAATATGTTTTTGCAAGGGTTGTAACCCGCCTGGTTGCAGAGCACAACATTGGCCTCTCATCTTCGTATGCTTATGCTAACCAATATGTAGATGTAAAATTTATGCGTCTGGTAGGATATCCCGTAGCTGTCAACGCGAGTACTATGCTTCGTGTGGTATGCAAAGCTTAATCGCTGGAAAATTGTAGCATTTTAAGAGGAAGGGCACATGAATATTTATGAAGTCATAAAGAAAAGGCGGAGTGTTCGTTCTTATAAATCAGAACCCGTTGAAGAGGAGAAGCTAAAACGGATATTGGAGGCGGCGCTATCAGCCCCCAGCGCTGCCAATAGGCAGCCCATCTGTTTTTTAGTTGTTAAGGATGAAAAAATAAAGCAACAGTTAAAAAAAGCTTATAATGAAGAATGGTTTTATACAGCGCCGGTAATTATCTGTGTCTGTAGTATCCCGGAAAGGGCATGGAAACGAAGCGACGGGAAAAACTATGGTGATGTTGATGCTGCGATTGCGATGGATCATCTCATCCTTGCTGCAACGGCAGAAGAATTGGCTACTTGCTGGGTTGCAGCGTTTAAAGTACCGCTCGTAAAATCCATATTAAATCTGCCCGAGGGAATTGAGCCTGTGGCGTTGACACCCGTTGGATATCCGTTACATATCCCGGAACCGACTTATCGCAAACCTTTGGAGGCAATCGTTCATATCATCTAACGGGCAACGGGCATCCTTAACCGTTCACGTAATTCTTCAGCATTTTGAATGACCATTTCCTGGTGTTCTTGTTTAGGCAGCTGCTTTAGAGGATCTAACTGATAGGTAAAGGAATGTTCGTCCTTCAGTTTCATGGGCAACAGTATTTCAGAAAAAAAGTCTAACGGTAAAATCTGATAAAAAGGTGGTTTGATCTTTTCGTAGGCAATTTTTCTTTCATACAGCAGTCTGCCATCTGTATCAACTTTTTCCAAAGTAACCTTTCGTGTTCCATAGTAAGTAAAAGTTGTTATCACAGGCGTTTCACCAATTGGCTCATCGTCCAGATAGACCATAGCGCCAGGGGGTTCGGAATTAATCGTGAGGGTACGTAATACACAACCACAGAGCGAGGCGCCGCTCAGGAAACAGCACATAATTGTCACAATAACGGGTTTTAAAAATTGTTCTGACATTTCTAACCTTTATCTAAAGATACCTCTGAAAGGTCAACAATCTCAGCACGGGATGTTTCAAGGTCTAGCACTGCAACGGTACTCTTTCCAGATAACCACGCGCCGCACTCACCAGGATTGACATACAAAGGGCTCCCCTCTTTAACCTCAGGGACATGCGTATGGGCGCTGATAATGATATCTGTATTTTTTTTTGATCTTTTAGAAAGACTCTCCAGCATATGAGTGACCATAATATGTTTGCCGTTTAAAAGGAGATCATAGGGTGGTTCATGAATATTTTTGCAAACATCACTCAAGCCCCTCCGCTCGCCATCATTATTCCCAAATACCCCTATAAACTTTGCCTTTAGCTTCATTAATTCTTTTAAGGAGAATGGAGCGACATAGTCTCCGGCGTGAATGACATACTTTATATCCTGTGCATTAAAAAAAGAAACAGCTTTGTGAATAGCAGCGATATTGTCGTGGGTATCCGCGAGGATTCCTATCTTCATTGAGATGGTAAAGAGTGGTTATTGAGATATTTCCTATGTGAAATTACTTGCTTGCAGTTGAAGCCGTGTATCATACAGATACATGGCGGAGAGGCCGGGATTCGAACCCGGGGTAGAGATTTTGTCTCTACAACGGTTTAGCAAACCGTCGCTTTCAGCCACTCAGCCACCTCTCCATTCTTTGGGTATCTATTGTAGAAATATTTTAAAATAAAATAACCACAAATATCTTCGCTTGAAAAATAAGAGATATTCGTGGTTTCATGAATTTACTTTAGCAGCGTCATATACCATGGAAAACGGGATCATATACCTGATAAAAACCTGGCGGAGGGAGTAGGATTCGAACCCACGGGAGACTCACGCCTCCAGCAGTTTTCAAGACTGCCGCCATAGTCCACTCGGCCATCCCTCCTTAATTTCCTGCACCTAAAGCGCATCTTCCGATTTGCAAACTTCTTCTAAAACCTTTTTGGCCACAAAGATTGGCGTATTTTTTTGCATTGCAAGTGCGATAGCATCGCTGGGCCTCGAATCGATTTCCACCATTGAGGCGTTTTGCTGCAATATAATCTTTGCGTAAAAGGTATTATTCCTCAGGTCACTAATAATAATTCTTACCACACCTGCGTTCAAACCTTCGATGATGTTGCTGATTAGGTCATGCGTCAAAGGACGCGGAGTGGTAATCCCTTTCACTGCCCGATCAATTGCCCATGCCTCATGGAGTCCAATAACAATTGGAAAACTTCGTTGCCCTTCCCTCTCTTTAAGGACAATAATCTGATGATCGCTTGTCTCCGTAATGATAATCTTTGAGAGCTCCATAGGAATCATAACCATCCCCTTCGTTCAAGCGACAACCCTATACATGCGACAGCCCTTATGCTATTTCGCACATGGACAAACCAGCTGAAATTTTAGCACACCAGCCCCTTTTGTCAAATGTTTTTTGGTTTAAAACCGCAATAGTCAGGCGAGTATTTCCCACTGTCTGCGGTTTTGGTGGGTTTTTGAAACTTTATTGACACCCTGCAGATTGGCTGCTATACTAACTTCACATCTTTGCAAACCCCTTGAAACCTTTGTTTTACCAAAAGAGATGAATATTTCCTCCTGTATCTATTTTCTTAATTATTACTGGGGATTCTGGCTTTCCTCTGTGATAATCTTCCTGACAAAACTGTTTGTGTATAATGAAGTCGTATTTCTATCGGTCTAAGAGCCTGGCCAATAGTTTTTTGTTTATCCTGCCCCTGTTGGTCTTGTATGAAGTGGGGATTGCTCTGCAGGAGGCAAGTATCAAAAATACTGCTGATGTCATTGTTAAGACCCCTCTGCTTTTATTTGGCAAAAATGGTTCTTTGATATTTAATTCGCTAGTTATTGCCTTTTTGGTTGTATCGGTATTTTATATAGAAAAGGAATACCGCTTAAGCTTTCGGGTATTTATCCCCATGTTTTTCGAAAGTATGGTCTATGCCCTTTTTATGGGCTATGTATTGGGATTTGTTGTTTATAAGGTATTATTCCCTTATGTGCTGGCCGGGCCTTTTTCCTCGCGTGTATGGATGGGGATTATTCTTTCTGTTGGCGCAGGGGTTTATGAGGAAATTGTGTTTCGACTCCTTCTCCTATCGATATTATATTATGTATTTGTTGCCCTGTTAAAGATAAATAAACCCATTAGCGCGGTAGTAAGTATTATTGTGGGCGCTCTTCTATTTACCGGCATGCACTATGTGGGGACTTTAAGCGACAGCTTTACGTATACCAATTTTACGTTCCGTTTGTTAGCGGGAATATTTTTATCGGCTATCTTTCTGTTTCGGGGATTGGGTATCGCCGTCTATACGCATGCTATTTATGACGTGCTTTCCGTATTGAAGCCTTTTCACGTCTAAGGAGATGTGTGTGGAAAACATTATCGTTGGCATTACGGGGGCAAGTGGAGTCATCTATGGTCAGCGTCTCTTGCAAATCCTTTGCAGGAAGGAATGCAATGTCCACCTGTCAATATCGGATGCCGCAGCCCTGGTTATCAAACATGAATTAGGAGTTGATTTAGACCGTGACCACCCGGACCTTG contains:
- a CDS encoding PEGA domain-containing protein, with protein sequence MSEQFLKPVIVTIMCCFLSGASLCGCVLRTLTINSEPPGAMVYLDDEPIGETPVITTFTYYGTRKVTLEKVDTDGRLLYERKIAYEKIKPPFYQILPLDFFSEILLPMKLKDEHSFTYQLDPLKQLPKQEHQEMVIQNAEELRERLRMPVAR
- a CDS encoding bifunctional nuclease family protein, translated to MIPMELSKIIITETSDHQIIVLKEREGQRSFPIVIGLHEAWAIDRAVKGITTPRPLTHDLISNIIEGLNAGVVRIIISDLRNNTFYAKIILQQNASMVEIDSRPSDAIALAMQKNTPIFVAKKVLEEVCKSEDAL
- a CDS encoding metallophosphoesterase, which produces MKIGILADTHDNIAAIHKAVSFFNAQDIKYVIHAGDYVAPFSLKELMKLKAKFIGVFGNNDGERRGLSDVCKNIHEPPYDLLLNGKHIMVTHMLESLSKRSKKNTDIIISAHTHVPEVKEGSPLYVNPGECGAWLSGKSTVAVLDLETSRAEIVDLSEVSLDKG
- a CDS encoding nitroreductase family protein; protein product: MNIYEVIKKRRSVRSYKSEPVEEEKLKRILEAALSAPSAANRQPICFLVVKDEKIKQQLKKAYNEEWFYTAPVIICVCSIPERAWKRSDGKNYGDVDAAIAMDHLILAATAEELATCWVAAFKVPLVKSILNLPEGIEPVALTPVGYPLHIPEPTYRKPLEAIVHII
- a CDS encoding CPBP family intramembrane glutamic endopeptidase; the encoded protein is MKSYFYRSKSLANSFLFILPLLVLYEVGIALQEASIKNTADVIVKTPLLLFGKNGSLIFNSLVIAFLVVSVFYIEKEYRLSFRVFIPMFFESMVYALFMGYVLGFVVYKVLFPYVLAGPFSSRVWMGIILSVGAGVYEEIVFRLLLLSILYYVFVALLKINKPISAVVSIIVGALLFTGMHYVGTLSDSFTYTNFTFRLLAGIFLSAIFLFRGLGIAVYTHAIYDVLSVLKPFHV